A window of the Cannabis sativa cultivar Pink pepper isolate KNU-18-1 chromosome X, ASM2916894v1, whole genome shotgun sequence genome harbors these coding sequences:
- the LOC115710010 gene encoding RGG repeats nuclear RNA binding protein A, which produces MATANPFDLLGDDDAEDPSQLIAAQKQAAAAAAAIAASAPSKKGSAQGKPAASPALQNKAANLPSKPLPPAQAVRESKNEPGRGGRGGGRGYGRGRGGSGGFNRGFSNSEQSPAGQGAVEEGDSGRERRGYGGPRGGYRGGRRGDFSNGEGGEGERSRRPFERRSGTGRGSEFKREGAGRGNWGTDTDAFAPVTEEAINETEKNFGDENPAGEGAAADGNKEAPPTEQEEKEPEDKEMTLEEYEKVLEEKRKALQALKAEERKVDTKEFASMQQISSKKENQDIFIKLGSEKDKKKEAAEREERAKKSVSINEFLKPAEGERYFTPGGRGRGRGRGGSRGGGSAGNYQSSNVSAPSIEDPGHFPTLGGK; this is translated from the exons ATGGCGACTGCAAACCCCTTTGATTTGTTGGGGGATGACGATGCTGAGGACCCATCACAGTTGATCGCTGCTCAGAAGCAGGCTGCTGCGGCTGCTGCTGCTATTGCTGCGTCGGCGCCGTCGAAGAAAGGGTCAGCTCAGGGAAAGCCGGCGGCTTCTCCTGCTCTGCAGAATAAGGCGGCTAATCTGCCTTCCAAGCCTCTTCCTCCTGCTCAGGCTG TGAGAGAGTCCAAGAATGAACCTGGTCGTGGTGGCCGTGGGGGTGGCCGTGGTTATGGCCGTGGTCGTGGCGGCAGTGGTGGGTTCAATCGTGGGTTTTCGAACAGTGAACAAAGCCCTGCTGGTCAGGGTGCTGTTGAGGAGGGAGACTCTGGGAGAGAAAGGCGTGGCTATGGAGGACCTCGTGGTGGCTACCGTGGTGGTCGTCGTGGTGATTTCAGTAATGGAGAAGGTGGTGAGGGAGAACGCTCTCGCAGGCCATTTGAACGCCGTAGTGGAACTGGGCGAGG TAGTGAATTTAAACGTGAAGGGGCTGGCCGCGGGAACTGGGGAACAGACACTGATGCATTTGCTCC AGTAACTGAAGAAGCCATCAATGAGACCGAGAAGAACTTCGGGGACGAGAATCCTGCAGGAGAAGGTGCTGCTGCAGATGGAAACAAGGAGGCTCCTCCTACTGAACAAGAAGAAAAAGAACCTGAGGATAAG GAGATGACTCTGGAGGAGTATGAAAAGGTGCTGGAGGAAAAGAGGAAGGCCCTGCAGGCACTAAAGGCTGAAGAGAGAAAGGTGGATACTAAAGAGTTTGCATCCATGCAACAGATTTCAAGCAAGAAAGAGAATCAGGACATCTTTATCAAATTG GGCTCTGAGAAGGACAAGAAGAAGGAGGCTGCTGAAAGGGAGGAAAGGGCGAAGAAG TCTGTTAGCATCAATGAGTTCTTAAAGCCTGCTGAGGGAGAAAGGTACTTCACTCCAGGTGGTCGAGGCCGAGGCAGGGGCCGTGGTGGTTCAAGAGGAGGAGGGTCTGCTGGAAACTACCAGAGCAGCAATGTGTCTGCTCCATCCATTGAAGATCCTGGGCACTTCCCAACCTTGGGTGGAAAGTGA